From a single Sus scrofa isolate TJ Tabasco breed Duroc chromosome 13, Sscrofa11.1, whole genome shotgun sequence genomic region:
- the MST1R gene encoding macrophage-stimulating protein receptor isoform X12 — MELHPLPLLPFLLLLLLPLLPAVPATGGSWQCPRIPYAASRNFDVKYVMPSYSAGGPVQAVTTYDGDGEGSAVFVATRNRLHVLGPDLQPVESLATGPAGDPGCQTCAACGPGPYAPPGDTDAQVLVLEPALPALISCGSSLHGRCFLHELEPRGTVLHLAPPVCLFSDHHNRPEDCPDCVASPLGTLVTIVEQGHASYFYVASSLDSAVATSFSPRSVSIRRLKADASGFAPGFASLSVLPEHLSSYRIEYVYSFRSGAFVYFLTVQPVNVAAAPGGLHTHLARLSAVETDLGDYRELVLDCRFAPKRRRRSAHEGGQPYPVLRAAHAAAVGGRLATELSISEGQEVLFGVFSASRDSGPSVDPNSVVCAFPVNLLNRLIDLGVEHCCEPPVHQGLRRGLDFFQLPSLCPNPPGLEAPSPNTSCRHFPLLVSHNFLRVDLFNGLLGTVQVTALYVTCLDNVTVAHMGTADGRILQVELARSPNHLLYVSNFSLGSNGQPVHRDVSRLGDYLHFASGDQVFQVPIRGPGCRHFLTCGHCLRAQRFMGCGWCGNMCAQQKECPGSWQQDHCPPELTEFYPHSGPLRGSTRLTLCGSNFYLHPFGSLPEGTHQVTVGQSPCQLMPKDSSNLSQGPWKDFIEKLECELKPLGTQGAGPANVSLTVTNMPLGRHFRVDGTSMLRGFSFMEPVLTAVQPLFGPRAGGTCLTLEGQGLDIGTSWVVLINGTECPLKGVREGQLLCTTPPGAATASVPIRLKVGGAEVPGSWNFQYLEDPIVLGISPNCGYPGSHITIRGQHLTSVWNLVLSFHDGLRAVENRQCEKQLPEQQWCRLPEYVVRGSQGWVTGNLSAWGDGTAGFTLPGFRFLPPPHPPSTDLAPLKPEEHAIKFEYIGLGTVADCVDVNVTVGGESCQHELRGDVVVCPLPPSLQLGKDGAPLQVCVDGGCHVLGKVVRPGLEGVPQSTLLGVLLALLLLVAVLAAILVLNYRQRKQLAAPAIDGQDSTTQVHRASFADSRDGSHVPLLQKESIQLRDLNSALLADVKDVLIPHERVVTHTDRVIGKGHFGVVYHGEYIDEAQNRIHCAIKSLSRASCPEPDSSCSAGITELEEVEAFLREGLLMRGLHHPNVLALIGIVLPPEGLPRVLLPYMRHGDLLQFIRSPQRNPTVKDLISFGLQVARGMEYLAEQKFVHRDLAARNCMLDESFTVKVADFGLARDILDKEYYSVQQHHHARLPIKWMALESLRTYRFTTKSDVWSFGVLLWELLTRGAPPYPHIDPFDLTHFLAQGRRLPQPEYCPDSLYEVMQRCWAVDPAARPTFGALAGEVECLVAALRGDHYVQLPVAYVNVGPGASDKANLPSENSPSPPVHRSSRPLSEPPRPT; from the exons ATGGAGCTCCACCCGCTGCCGTTGCTGCCCTTCCTGTTActactgctgctgccactgctgccgGCTGTGCCCGCGACAGGTGGGTCCTGGCAGTGCCCGCGCATCCCCTACGCTGCCTCCCGCAACTTTGACGTGAAGTACGTGATGCCCAGCTACTCTGCCGGCGGTCCGGTACAGGCTGTGACGACCTATGATGGCGACGGGGAAGGGAGTGCCGTCTTCGTGGCCACACGCAATCGCCTGCACGTGCTTGGGCCTGACCTGCAGCCAGTTGAGAGCCTGGCCACGGGCCCTGCTGGGGACCCTGGCTGCCAGACATGTGCAGCCTGTGGCCCAGGCCCCTACGCTCCGCCGGGAGACACAGATGCGCAGGTGCTAGTACTGGAGCCGGCGCTGCCAGCACTAATCAGTTGTGGCTCCAGCCTTCATGGCCGCTGCTTCTTGCATGAGCTAGAGCCCCGTGGGACAGTCCTGCACCTGGCGCCACCAGTCTGCCTTTTCTCTGACCACCACAATCGACCAGAGGACTGCCCCGACTGTGTGGCCAGCCCTCTGGGCACACTTGTGACCATCGTTGAGCAGGGCCATGCCTCCTACTTCTATGTGGCATCGTCACTGGACTCAGCAGTGGCCACCAGCTTCAGCCCACGCTCAGTCTCCATCCGGCGACTCAAGGCTGACGCCTCAGGATTCGCACCAGGCTTTGCTTCACTGTCAGTGCTGCCTGAGCACCTCTCTTCCTACCGGATCGAATACGTGTACAGTTTCCGTTCCGGAGCCTTCGTCTATTTCCTGACAGTGCAGCCTGTCAACGTGGCAGCTGCTCCTGGCGGCTTACACACTCACCTGGCGCGACTCAGCGCTGTAGAGACCGACCTCGGCGACTACCGCGAGCTTGTCCTCGACTGCCGTTTTGCGCCTAAACGCCGGCGTCGCTCGGCGCATGAGGGCGGCCAACCCTACCCCGTGCTGCGGGCGGCCCACGCTGCTGCAGTGGGAGGCCGACTGGCTACTGAGCTGAGCATCTCTGAGGGCCAGGAAGTGCTATTCGGTGTATTCTCAGCAAGCAGAGACAGCGGCCCGAGTGTGGATCCTAATTCTGTCGTCTGCGCCTTTCCCGTCAACCTGCTGAACAGGCTCATCGATCTGGGAGTGGAGCACTGTTGTGAGCCTCCCGTCCACCAGGGCCTGCGGCGAGGCCTAGACTTCTTCCAGTTGCCCAGTTTATGCCCCAACCCG cctggcctggaggCCCCCAGCCCCAACACCAGCTGCCGCCACTTCCCTCTGCTGGTCAGCCACAACTTCTTACGTGTGGACCTATTCAACGGGCTGTTAGGAACAGTGCAGGTCACTGCACTGTATGTAACATGCCTCGACAATGTCACAGTGGCCCACATGGGCACAGCTGATGGCCGCATCCTGCAG GTGGAACTGGCCAGGTCTCCCAACCACTTGCTGTATGTGTCCAACTTCTCACTGGGCAGCAATGGGCAGCCTGTGCATCGGGATGTCAGTCGACTTGGGGACTACTTGCACTTTGCCTCTGGTGACCAG GTCTTCCAGGTACCTATCCGGGGCCCTGGCTGCCGCCACTTCCTCACCTGTGGGCATTGCCTGCGGGCACAACGTTTCATGGGCTGTGGATGGTGTGGGAACATGTGTGCCCAACAGAAGGAGTGTCCTGGATCCTGGCAACAGGACCATTGCCCACCCGAGCTTACTGAG TTCTACCCCCACAGTGGACCCCTGAGGGGCAGCACAAGGCTGACCCTGTGTGGCTCCAACTTCTACCTGCACCCTTTTGGTTCGCTGCCTGAGGGCACACATCAGGTCACCGTGGGTCAAAGTCCCTGCCAACTGATGCCCAAGGACAGCTCAAACCTCAG CCAAGGGCCCTGGAAGGACTTTATAGAAAAGCTTGAGTGTGAGCTGAAGCCCTTGGGTACTCAGGGAGCCGGGCCCGCCAACGTCAGCCTCACTGTGACCAACATGCCTCTGGGCAGGCACTTCCGGGTAGATGGCACCTCCATGCTGCGAGGCTTCTCTTTCATG GAGCCAGTGCTGACAGCAGTACAACCCCTCTTTGGCCCACGGGCAGGGGGTACTTGCCTCACCCTTGAAGGCCAAGGCCTGGATATTGGCACCAGTTGGGTTGTGCTGATCAATGGAACTGAGTGCCCACTGAAAGG AGTCAGAGAGGGGCAGCTTTTATGTACTACACCCCCTGGGGCTGCTACTGCCAGTGTTCCCATTCGCCTGAAGGTGGGGGGCGCCGAGGTCCCTGGCTCCTGGAACTTCCAGTACCTGGAAGATCCCATTGTGTTGGGCATCAGCCCCAACTGTGGCTATCC TGGTTCCCACATCACCATCCGTGGCCAGCATCTGACTTCAGTGTGGAACCTGGTGCTGTCATTCCATGATGGGCTTAGGGCAGTGGAAAACAGG CAGTGTGAGAAGCAGCTCCCGGAGCAGCAGTGGTGCCGCTTGCCTGAATATGTGGTCCGAGGCTCCCAGGGGTGGGTGACAGGGAACCTGAGTGCCTGGGGGGATGGAACTGCTGGCTTCACCCTGCCTGGCTTTCgattcctgcccccaccccatccacccaGCACGGACCTGGCCCCACTGAAGCCTGAGGAGCATGCCATTAAGTTTGAG TATATTGGGCTGGGCACTGTGGCTGATTGTGTGGATGTGAACGTGACCGTGGGTGGTGAGAGCTGCCAGCATGAGCTCCGGGGGGATGTGGTcgtctgccccctgcccccctccctgcaACTTGGCAAGGACGGTGCTCCACTGCAG GTCTGCGTGGATGGTGGGTGTCACGTCCTAGGCAAGGTAGTGCGGCCAGGTCTGGAAGGGGTCCCACAGAGCACGCTCCTTGGTGTCCTGCTGGCCCTGCTCCTGCTTGTGGCTGTACTGGCCGCCATACTGGTCCTGAATTACCGCCAGAGAAAACAGCTAG cAGCCCCTGCCATCGATGGCCAGGATTCCACAACTCAGGTGCACAGAGCATCCTTTGCAGACAGCAGGGATGGGTCCCATGTTCCACTGCTCCAGAAAGAGTCCATCCAGCTCAGGGACCTGAACTCTGCACTCCTGGCGGATGTCAAGGATGTGCTGATTCCCCACGAGCGGGTAGTCACCCACACTGACCGAGTCATTGGCAAAG GCCATTTTGGGGTTGTCTACCATGGAGAATACATAGATGAGGCCCAGAATCGAATCCACTGTGCCATCAAGTCGCTGAGTC GGGCTTCCTGCCCTGAGCCTGACTCAAGCTGCTCTGCAGGCATTACGGAATTGGAGGAGGTGGAGGCCTTCCTGCGAGAGGGGCTACTCATGCGTGGTCTGCACCACCCAAACGTGCTGGCTCTCATCGGTATTGTGTTGCCACCTGAAGGGCTGCCCCGGGTGCTGCTGCCCTACATGCGCCACGGAGACCTGCTCCAATTCATCCGTTCACCCCAGCGT AACCCCACGGTGAAGGACCTCATCAGCTTCGGCCTGCAGGTGGCCCGTGGCATGGAGTACCTGGCAGAGCAGAAGTTTGTGCATCGGGACCTGGCAGCTCGGAACTGCAT GCTGGATGAATCATTCACAGTCAAGGTGGCTGACTTTGGTCTGGCCCGAGACATCCTGGACAAGGAGTACTACAGTGTCCAACAGCACCACCATGCTCGCCTTCCCATCAAATGGATGGCACTAGAGAGCCTGCGGACCTACAGATTCACCACCAAGTCTGATGTG TGGTCATTTGGTGTGCTGTTATGGGAACTGCTGACACGGGGTGCCCCACCATACCCCCACATCGACCCTTTTGACCTCACTCACTTCCTGGCCCAGGGTCGCCGCCTGCCCCAGCCTGAGTATTGCCCCGATTCTCT GTACGAGGTGATGCAGCGCTGCTGGGCAGTGGACCCTGCAGCACGACCCACCTTTGGAGCGCTAGCAGGGGAAGTAGAGTGCTTGGTGGCTGCGCTGCGAGGGGACCACTACGTGCAGCTGCCTGTGGCCTACGTGAATGTGGGCCCTGGAGCCTCCGACAAGGCAAACCTGCCCTCAGAAAATTCACCGTCCCCACCAGTGCACAGGAGCTCCCGGCCCCTCTCAGAGCCACCAAGGCCCACGTGA
- the MST1R gene encoding macrophage-stimulating protein receptor isoform X7 encodes MELHPLPLLPFLLLLLLPLLPAVPATGGSWQCPRIPYAASRNFDVKYVMPSYSAGGPVQAVTTYDGDGEGSAVFVATRNRLHVLGPDLQPVESLATGPAGDPGCQTCAACGPGPYAPPGDTDAQVLVLEPALPALISCGSSLHGRCFLHELEPRGTVLHLAPPVCLFSDHHNRPEDCPDCVASPLGTLVTIVEQGHASYFYVASSLDSAVATSFSPRSVSIRRLKADASGFAPGFASLSVLPEHLSSYRIEYVYSFRSGAFVYFLTVQPVNVAAAPGGLHTHLARLSAVETDLGDYRELVLDCRFAPKRRRRSAHEGGQPYPVLRAAHAAAVGGRLATELSISEGQEVLFGVFSASRDSGPSVDPNSVVCAFPVNLLNRLIDLGVEHCCEPPVHQGLRRGLDFFQLPSLCPNPPGLEAPSPNTSCRHFPLLVSHNFLRVDLFNGLLGTVQVTALYVTCLDNVTVAHMGTADGRILQVELARSPNHLLYVSNFSLGSNGQPVHRDVSRLGDYLHFASGDQVFQVPIRGPGCRHFLTCGHCLRAQRFMGCGWCGNMCAQQKECPGSWQQDHCPPELTEFYPHSGPLRGSTRLTLCGSNFYLHPFGSLPEGTHQVTVGQSPCQLMPKDSSNLSQGPWKDFIEKLECELKPLGTQGAGPANVSLTVTNMPLGRHFRVDGTSMLRGFSFMEPVLTAVQPLFGPRAGGTCLTLEGQGLDIGTSWVVLINGTECPLKGVREGQLLCTTPPGAATASVPIRLKVGGAEVPGSWNFQYLEDPIVLGISPNCGYPGSHITIRGQHLTSVWNLVLSFHDGLRAVENRCEKQLPEQQWCRLPEYVVRGSQGWVTGNLSAWGDGTAGFTLPGFRFLPPPHPPSTDLAPLKPEEHAIKFEYIGLGTVADCVDVNVTVGGESCQHELRGDVVVCPLPPSLQLGKDGAPLQVCVDGGCHVLGKVVRPGLEGVPQSTLLGVLLALLLLVAVLAAILVLNYRQRKQLVLSPNLDDLASLDQTTGAVPLPVLRSGSDYRNGLAPAIDGQDSTTQVHRASFADSRDGSHVPLLQKESIQLRDLNSALLADVKDVLIPHERVVTHTDRVIGKGHFGVVYHGEYIDEAQNRIHCAIKSLSRASCPEPDSSCSAGITELEEVEAFLREGLLMRGLHHPNVLALIGIVLPPEGLPRVLLPYMRHGDLLQFIRSPQRNPTVKDLISFGLQVARGMEYLAEQKFVHRDLAARNCMLDESFTVKVADFGLARDILDKEYYSVQQHHHARLPIKWMALESLRTYRFTTKSDVWSFGVLLWELLTRGAPPYPHIDPFDLTHFLAQGRRLPQPEYCPDSLYEVMQRCWAVDPAARPTFGALAGEVECLVAALRGDHYVQLPVAYVNVGPGASDKANLPSENSPSPPVHRSSRPLSEPPRPT; translated from the exons ATGGAGCTCCACCCGCTGCCGTTGCTGCCCTTCCTGTTActactgctgctgccactgctgccgGCTGTGCCCGCGACAGGTGGGTCCTGGCAGTGCCCGCGCATCCCCTACGCTGCCTCCCGCAACTTTGACGTGAAGTACGTGATGCCCAGCTACTCTGCCGGCGGTCCGGTACAGGCTGTGACGACCTATGATGGCGACGGGGAAGGGAGTGCCGTCTTCGTGGCCACACGCAATCGCCTGCACGTGCTTGGGCCTGACCTGCAGCCAGTTGAGAGCCTGGCCACGGGCCCTGCTGGGGACCCTGGCTGCCAGACATGTGCAGCCTGTGGCCCAGGCCCCTACGCTCCGCCGGGAGACACAGATGCGCAGGTGCTAGTACTGGAGCCGGCGCTGCCAGCACTAATCAGTTGTGGCTCCAGCCTTCATGGCCGCTGCTTCTTGCATGAGCTAGAGCCCCGTGGGACAGTCCTGCACCTGGCGCCACCAGTCTGCCTTTTCTCTGACCACCACAATCGACCAGAGGACTGCCCCGACTGTGTGGCCAGCCCTCTGGGCACACTTGTGACCATCGTTGAGCAGGGCCATGCCTCCTACTTCTATGTGGCATCGTCACTGGACTCAGCAGTGGCCACCAGCTTCAGCCCACGCTCAGTCTCCATCCGGCGACTCAAGGCTGACGCCTCAGGATTCGCACCAGGCTTTGCTTCACTGTCAGTGCTGCCTGAGCACCTCTCTTCCTACCGGATCGAATACGTGTACAGTTTCCGTTCCGGAGCCTTCGTCTATTTCCTGACAGTGCAGCCTGTCAACGTGGCAGCTGCTCCTGGCGGCTTACACACTCACCTGGCGCGACTCAGCGCTGTAGAGACCGACCTCGGCGACTACCGCGAGCTTGTCCTCGACTGCCGTTTTGCGCCTAAACGCCGGCGTCGCTCGGCGCATGAGGGCGGCCAACCCTACCCCGTGCTGCGGGCGGCCCACGCTGCTGCAGTGGGAGGCCGACTGGCTACTGAGCTGAGCATCTCTGAGGGCCAGGAAGTGCTATTCGGTGTATTCTCAGCAAGCAGAGACAGCGGCCCGAGTGTGGATCCTAATTCTGTCGTCTGCGCCTTTCCCGTCAACCTGCTGAACAGGCTCATCGATCTGGGAGTGGAGCACTGTTGTGAGCCTCCCGTCCACCAGGGCCTGCGGCGAGGCCTAGACTTCTTCCAGTTGCCCAGTTTATGCCCCAACCCG cctggcctggaggCCCCCAGCCCCAACACCAGCTGCCGCCACTTCCCTCTGCTGGTCAGCCACAACTTCTTACGTGTGGACCTATTCAACGGGCTGTTAGGAACAGTGCAGGTCACTGCACTGTATGTAACATGCCTCGACAATGTCACAGTGGCCCACATGGGCACAGCTGATGGCCGCATCCTGCAG GTGGAACTGGCCAGGTCTCCCAACCACTTGCTGTATGTGTCCAACTTCTCACTGGGCAGCAATGGGCAGCCTGTGCATCGGGATGTCAGTCGACTTGGGGACTACTTGCACTTTGCCTCTGGTGACCAG GTCTTCCAGGTACCTATCCGGGGCCCTGGCTGCCGCCACTTCCTCACCTGTGGGCATTGCCTGCGGGCACAACGTTTCATGGGCTGTGGATGGTGTGGGAACATGTGTGCCCAACAGAAGGAGTGTCCTGGATCCTGGCAACAGGACCATTGCCCACCCGAGCTTACTGAG TTCTACCCCCACAGTGGACCCCTGAGGGGCAGCACAAGGCTGACCCTGTGTGGCTCCAACTTCTACCTGCACCCTTTTGGTTCGCTGCCTGAGGGCACACATCAGGTCACCGTGGGTCAAAGTCCCTGCCAACTGATGCCCAAGGACAGCTCAAACCTCAG CCAAGGGCCCTGGAAGGACTTTATAGAAAAGCTTGAGTGTGAGCTGAAGCCCTTGGGTACTCAGGGAGCCGGGCCCGCCAACGTCAGCCTCACTGTGACCAACATGCCTCTGGGCAGGCACTTCCGGGTAGATGGCACCTCCATGCTGCGAGGCTTCTCTTTCATG GAGCCAGTGCTGACAGCAGTACAACCCCTCTTTGGCCCACGGGCAGGGGGTACTTGCCTCACCCTTGAAGGCCAAGGCCTGGATATTGGCACCAGTTGGGTTGTGCTGATCAATGGAACTGAGTGCCCACTGAAAGG AGTCAGAGAGGGGCAGCTTTTATGTACTACACCCCCTGGGGCTGCTACTGCCAGTGTTCCCATTCGCCTGAAGGTGGGGGGCGCCGAGGTCCCTGGCTCCTGGAACTTCCAGTACCTGGAAGATCCCATTGTGTTGGGCATCAGCCCCAACTGTGGCTATCC TGGTTCCCACATCACCATCCGTGGCCAGCATCTGACTTCAGTGTGGAACCTGGTGCTGTCATTCCATGATGGGCTTAGGGCAGTGGAAAACAGG TGTGAGAAGCAGCTCCCGGAGCAGCAGTGGTGCCGCTTGCCTGAATATGTGGTCCGAGGCTCCCAGGGGTGGGTGACAGGGAACCTGAGTGCCTGGGGGGATGGAACTGCTGGCTTCACCCTGCCTGGCTTTCgattcctgcccccaccccatccacccaGCACGGACCTGGCCCCACTGAAGCCTGAGGAGCATGCCATTAAGTTTGAG TATATTGGGCTGGGCACTGTGGCTGATTGTGTGGATGTGAACGTGACCGTGGGTGGTGAGAGCTGCCAGCATGAGCTCCGGGGGGATGTGGTcgtctgccccctgcccccctccctgcaACTTGGCAAGGACGGTGCTCCACTGCAG GTCTGCGTGGATGGTGGGTGTCACGTCCTAGGCAAGGTAGTGCGGCCAGGTCTGGAAGGGGTCCCACAGAGCACGCTCCTTGGTGTCCTGCTGGCCCTGCTCCTGCTTGTGGCTGTACTGGCCGCCATACTGGTCCTGAATTACCGCCAGAGAAAACAGCTAG TGCTTTCCCCCAACCTGGATGACTTGGCATCCCTGGACCAGACCACAGGAGCTGTGCCTCTGCCTGTGCTTCGCTCAGGCTCTGACTACAGAAATGGCCTTG CCCCTGCCATCGATGGCCAGGATTCCACAACTCAGGTGCACAGAGCATCCTTTGCAGACAGCAGGGATGGGTCCCATGTTCCACTGCTCCAGAAAGAGTCCATCCAGCTCAGGGACCTGAACTCTGCACTCCTGGCGGATGTCAAGGATGTGCTGATTCCCCACGAGCGGGTAGTCACCCACACTGACCGAGTCATTGGCAAAG GCCATTTTGGGGTTGTCTACCATGGAGAATACATAGATGAGGCCCAGAATCGAATCCACTGTGCCATCAAGTCGCTGAGTC GGGCTTCCTGCCCTGAGCCTGACTCAAGCTGCTCTGCAGGCATTACGGAATTGGAGGAGGTGGAGGCCTTCCTGCGAGAGGGGCTACTCATGCGTGGTCTGCACCACCCAAACGTGCTGGCTCTCATCGGTATTGTGTTGCCACCTGAAGGGCTGCCCCGGGTGCTGCTGCCCTACATGCGCCACGGAGACCTGCTCCAATTCATCCGTTCACCCCAGCGT AACCCCACGGTGAAGGACCTCATCAGCTTCGGCCTGCAGGTGGCCCGTGGCATGGAGTACCTGGCAGAGCAGAAGTTTGTGCATCGGGACCTGGCAGCTCGGAACTGCAT GCTGGATGAATCATTCACAGTCAAGGTGGCTGACTTTGGTCTGGCCCGAGACATCCTGGACAAGGAGTACTACAGTGTCCAACAGCACCACCATGCTCGCCTTCCCATCAAATGGATGGCACTAGAGAGCCTGCGGACCTACAGATTCACCACCAAGTCTGATGTG TGGTCATTTGGTGTGCTGTTATGGGAACTGCTGACACGGGGTGCCCCACCATACCCCCACATCGACCCTTTTGACCTCACTCACTTCCTGGCCCAGGGTCGCCGCCTGCCCCAGCCTGAGTATTGCCCCGATTCTCT GTACGAGGTGATGCAGCGCTGCTGGGCAGTGGACCCTGCAGCACGACCCACCTTTGGAGCGCTAGCAGGGGAAGTAGAGTGCTTGGTGGCTGCGCTGCGAGGGGACCACTACGTGCAGCTGCCTGTGGCCTACGTGAATGTGGGCCCTGGAGCCTCCGACAAGGCAAACCTGCCCTCAGAAAATTCACCGTCCCCACCAGTGCACAGGAGCTCCCGGCCCCTCTCAGAGCCACCAAGGCCCACGTGA